The following coding sequences lie in one Clupea harengus chromosome 23, Ch_v2.0.2, whole genome shotgun sequence genomic window:
- the LOC105888858 gene encoding helicase SRCAP isoform X4: protein MGQGDGPRPLSSTPRRLDIAGESSDGEADLSMESLAESSMVTPTLAQRKVRQWISGRVTAGSTPSSSPSPSPGPSTSGDWTPTQMDRASPLRGTHGKFISPLSRGESGPSDQTPVRLHKHADMAELAKHEAEIEHRSIALKREGYWSLKRLNRVTEPIRPKVHWDYLCEEMQWLSADFAQERRWKRGVARKVVRMVMRYHEELRQKEERGKREEQAKIRRVASSIAKEVRAFWTNVEKVVQYKQQSRLEEKRKKALDLQLDFIVGQTERYSDLLSQSLAATPAANSETPTSPPKPSTQQVTDEDDHDFEPPCEEEDDEETLDVEEQQEGNDAESQRREIELLREEGLLPLEQLLNTISYPPPSASDDECSDSSSSVVEDEDGEFTANEEDAEDEEETIEAQEAVEGDGNHDEELDDLTKEGEMSMEDLLEKYKGAYASDFEEPSASASPGTSEEEESTEEEEEEESEGDDSDDETNSSSASSEAVNTDDEVIEEEDEEEEVADDDGDEDDDDPEEGMEALLKEGDHSPPLPTSPRPKKEISHIAATAESLQPKGYTLATTKVKTPIPFLLHGTLREYQHIGLDWLVTMYEKKLNGILADEMGLGKTIQTIALLAHLACEKDFTGNWGPHLIIVPTSVMLNWEMELKRWCPGFKILTYYGSQKERKLKRQGWTKPNAFHVCITSYKLVLQDHQAFRRKSWRYLILDEAQNIKNFKSQRWQSLLNFNSHRRLLLTGTPLQNSLMELWSLMHFLMPHVFQSHREFKEWFSNPLTGMIEGSQEYNEGLVKRLHKVLRPFLLRRVKVDVEKQMPKKYEHVVRCRLSMRQRFLYDDFMAQASTRETLASGHFMSVINILMQLRKVCNHPNLFDPRPIQSPFITKPIIFSTASIVQEAVEMSPFERCDLSMFDLVGLESRVSRYQADIFLPRRKVTAPLVQEIMDSPEPLPRPRPVRMKVNRMFQPMPKTEGRASITVNNPRPTCPVAPVVQPPRPVLITELPPAPAPLPVQPPIQVCSVMPAATAHVTAVASAPIPLTLTHTPAAALRHSVPHPVLSVRHPTPVVPQVVTAPSSLVTQRVLLSPDMQARLPSGEVVSIAQLASLAGRPVPTGQGSKPVTFQLQGNKLTLSGTQLHQVPVAQPRPLQVPTSMMTGSGIVKIVVRQAGGKEMGPVPALAVPPSPRGSLPHTLSLHPHTTMAARAPAPQPPPQRPPVAQPTHYAAPPRTPTSVPCGPQPPRPVLRVLQGPPAAAAAESVRVNAMPAPAPREDTSDVVTVHTDTPVSKPSPQPGGFSFQRPRAQPPPPPRSPFHMSWLEDDRKAQRDARLARIIRINEHHCNAKPAYGREVLEFLTFLPGAAPKPAPPALGEWSRSGHSSCLLANSQQTRDLWVQSKALRSAIQNTEERLAGLSEVIDRFAFAIPPVEAKPITMHSCHPPPSLVLQQEHFRSMLTTEVTPLIRPFHRIQCNTRTHFPDLRLIQYDCGKLQTLHLLLRRLKTGGHRVLIFTQMTRMLDVLEQFLNYHGHIYLRLDGSTRVEMRQSLMERFNADRRIFCFILSTRSGGVGVNLTGADTVVFYDSDWNPTMDAQAQDRCHRIGQTRDVHIYRLISERTVEENILKKANQKRMLGDMAIEGGNFTTAFFKQQTIKDLFDVNEGEKKEAEVAPPPPEEEDGINKQQTTILEQALCRAEDEEDIVAASQAKAEQVAELAEFNESIPLDDGGEGMGREQEEEELSKAELEIAALVEQLTPIERYAMNFLEASLEDVCKEELKQAEEQVEAARKGLDQAKEEGLKLHQSSDNDEDDYSPRPYTPEDMSQTTPGRRTRKHKEKGAPSTRASGRLRGTPVKTDDDSALSPASTSAQLDGAHASSSALTPQSLPPRQVPDKRGVRGRPATKEVVAPTTPARTETSKTQTQSSVVSTRHTDSTSPASPLKDVPSKSKATPSPLRQSLSPPSSVPSAAGSPAAGRSHAEHTPPAVQERGEELRGEAQAGVSGAQVDQASVPTGRERGVSVSSGSICSPEHQSDLDGRDVDQQSQHSLTLSPNTASRSPRKRQSADGEVLRGLPEDSPSAKVLRKLPGRLVTVVEEKEKQPRRRRRRGSGGAGHTEGSSEEAEHTESERDTGPSLPDKTSQTSRDKDTPKSPSVSSPLPQSQQEKEQVSPTSLGSPGKGYHPYSPTHHSPDMPVLRNLPVRRRLETESRMAAQLVEQQGGGRGRGLDKRQSLSPNPPRKQDTSPTKDHTVSPATANTDSPAPVKRKPGRPPKRPVEQITPPATKPVTMEKNAPVSPKRKRGRPRKDSTIKPDAISAAQPSNPPAPSNPPPPCSPQSMQSGLNSPRSPLATLQETPSKSTPAHTPLPSLPAKAADTTSLPKPDNETNNTLVISTTPTSDSLTNEMPTAMLAQAKASESQTNTTPAPVPPQPIVSKSPCVAASPPSAQPTTSDPKTTSTIPALPVEPKPSDIHIQSSPASPSQPKTSETPITSTHEVPQSSQSNIQNTVTSPPQVPQSTPSDSETKPTPEPNDLQIAITPEPKPSDQITPSPTELQTVPMCTPTPIATEPEPLPAAEPSQQPAPALPSPQGALEVQEKQTAVLPQQEKTSEKEATNIDTKKVQKDGEKETEEPSLCSQSKRRRVESLPEDQESMSVAPEVKTDTFLPSEGTSNQSGDESKRDKDGENSSEKRVISRQSSQESVRSSSHSSVSSAAIRSSKKMRENKSAKRKRGDAKTGSTEEGNDEKTSKIQRRRSNSPSSSSSDSEDSSSAEKRLTRAERRVKEKENQSESDGKSSGSRRGRKSKKEQAVSNATGGESGSETSTKRTRKSPGLPSTTRSGTNTPVPSTPPPQPEVLGKRCSALNAAAKLVAMRGRAGDTPRPSNKPKVGGRQESPSSSEKSTKLKGKGTQGSPQTNSSGSRGGSGRQTPTNTPLNSPDSSKSISRSTRQRPGSLLPPLDADNKRAKRDKKKNTERKGDGEEENRESRSSRGHSACSSISSDRGPGSSRSRSNSSNSSQCTPSLSSQSTGPQRTRSRAASSGSDTERGKQSHSKSGERRGRKSHRETRSQKKDKADLSGGSTEGTPDRVLRSVAALAAAQARSPACNTRSSATNTRSSASRQRHTKT from the exons GAAGCAGAGATCGAGCATCGCTCGATAGCCCTCAAGCGCGAAGGCTACTGGTCCCTGAAGCGTTTGAACCGCGTGACGGAGCCCATCCGGCCCAAGGTGCACTGGGACTACCTGTGCGAAGAGATGCAGTGGCTCTCCGCTGACTTCGcccaggagaggaggtggaagcGAGGCGTAGCCCGAAAA GTGGTGCGGATGGTCATGCGGTATCACGAGGAGCTGCGGCAGAAGGAGGAGCGGGGCAAGCGAGAGGAGCAGGCAAAAATCCGGAGGGTCGCCTCCTCCATCGCCAAGGAGGTGCGAGCCTTCTGGACCAACGTGGAAAAG GTGGTCCAGTACAAGCAACAGTCTcgactggaggagaagaggaagaaggctCTGGACCTGCAGCTGGACTTCATTGTGGGTCAAACCGAGCGCTACTCGGACCTCCTCAGCCAATCGCTGGCGGCTACGCCTGCCGCCAACAGTGaaacccccacctctcctccaaaACCCTCCACACAACAAGTCACTGATGAGGATG ACCATGACTTTGAGCCACcgtgtgaggaagaggatgatgaggagaCCCTTGATGTGGAAGAGCAGCAGGAGGGGAATGACGCTGAGTCGCAGAGGCGGGAGATCGAGCTGCTGAGGGAGGAGGGCTTGCTGCCCCTTGAACAACTGCTCAACACCATCTCCTACCCTCCG CCCTCTGCTTCAGACGACGAGTGCTCAGACAGCTCCTCATCTGTGGTTGAGGATGAAGACGGGGAGTTCACAGCCAATGAGGAAGATG CTGAAGACGAAGAGGAGACGATAGAAGCACAGGAAGCAGTTGAAGGTGATGGCAACCATGATGAAGAGTTGGACGACCTAACCAAAGAAG GCGAGATGAGCATGGAGGATCTGCTGGAGAAGTATAAGGGGGCATATGCCTCTGATTTTGAGGAGCCCTCTGCATCTGCGTCGCCCGGCacctctgaggaggaggagagcacggaggaagaggaggaggaagagagcgagggtGATGACAGCGATGACGAGACCAACAGCTCTTCAG CCTCCTCAGAAGCAGTTAACACAGATGACGAGGTcatagaggaggaggatgaagaggaagaggtagcTGATGACGACGGCGATGAAGATGACGATGATCCTGAAGAGGGTATGGAGGCTCTGCTGAAGGAGGGCGACCACAGCCCTCCGCTGCCCACCTCTCCCCGGCCCAAGAAGGAGATCAGCCACATTGCTGCCACAGCGGAGAGCCTCCAGCCAAAAGGATACACACTGGCCACCACTAAG GTGAAAACTCCCATCCCCTTTTTGCTGCATGGCACGCTGCGCGAGTACCAACACATTGGGCTTGACTGGCTGGTCACCATGTATGAGAAGAAGCTTAACGGCATCCTGGCAGATGAAATGGGCCTCGGCAAAACCATCCAGACCATCGCACTGCTGGCTCACCTTGCTTGTGAGAAAG ATTTTACAGGAAACTGGGGACCCCATTTAATCATTGTGCCCACCAGTGTGATGCTGAACTGGGAAATGGAGCTCAAACGCTGGTGTCCTGGGTTCAAGATCCTCACCTACTACGGCAGCCAGAAAGAGCGCAAACTCAAGAGACAG GGTTGGACCAAGCCAAATGCTTTCCATGTATGTATCACCTCTTATAAGCTGGTGCTGCAGGACCATCAGGCATTCAGGCGCAAGTCCTGGCGGTACCTGATCTTGGACGAGGCCCAGAACATCAAAAACTTCAAGTCACAGCGCTGGCAGAGTCTGCTCAACTTCAATAG CCACCGACGCCTGCTCCTGACAGGAACGCCCCTGCAGAACAGCCTGATGGAGTTGTGGTCGCTCATGCATTTCCTCATGCCGCACGTCTTCCAGTCCCACCGCGAGTTCAAGGAGTGGTTCTCCAACCCGCTGACTGGCATGATCGAGGGCAGCCAGGAGTACAACGAGGGCCTGGTCAAGAGACTTCACAAG GTGCTCAGGCCCTTCCTGCTGCGCCGTGTCAAGGTGGACGTGGAGAAGCAGATGCCCAAGAAGTACGAGCACGTGGTGCGCTGCCGTCTCTCCATGAGACAGCGCTTCCTCTACGACGACTTCATGGCCCAGGCCTC GACGAGAGAGACTCTGGCAAGCGGTCACTTCATGTCTGTGATCAACATTCTGATGCAGCTGAGGAAGGTGTGCAACCACCCCAACCTGTTTGACCCTCGGCCCATCCAGTCGCCCTTCATCACCAAGCCCATCATCTTCAGCACCGCCTCCATCGTACAGGAAGCCGTGGAGATGTCACCCTTTGAG CGGTGTGACCTGTCCATGTTTGACCTGGTGGGGCTGGAGAGTCGTGTGTCCCGTTACCAGGCCGACATCTTCCTGCCTCGCCGGAAGGTCACTGCTCCGCTGGTGCAGGAGATCATGGACTCCCCTGAGCCGCTGCCACGTCCCAGACCTGTGCGAATGAAGGTCAATAG AATGTTCCAGCCCATGCCCAAAACTGAAGGACGTGCGTCTATAACGGTGAACAACCCCAGGCCTACGTGTCCAGTGGCGCCAGTTGTCCAGCCTCCACGACCAGTCCTCATCACGGAGCTGCCCCCTGCCCCAGCCCCTCTCCCAGTGCAACCACCTATACAAG TGTGTTCGGTGATGCCCGCCGCAACCGCTCATGTCACTGCAGTGGCCAGTGCTCCGATTCCTCTTACTTTGACCCACACGCCGGCAGCTGCCCTCAGACACAGCGTCCCGCACCCCGTCCTGTCTGTGCGACATCCGACCCCTGTGGTCCCCCAAGTCGTCACGGCACCAAGCAGCCTCGTCACCCAGCGGGTGCTTCTCAGCCCGGATATGCAGGCACGGCTTCCAT ctgGGGAGGTAGTGAGCATTGCTCAGTTGGCCTCCCTGGCTGGGCGACCCGTGCCCACTGGCCAGGGAAGTAAGCCAGTCACCTTCCAGCTGCAGGGCAACAAGCTCACCCTGTCCGGGACCCAGCTGCACCAGGTGCCCGTGGCACAGCCTAGGCCCCTCCAAG TTCCCACTTCCATGATGACTGGTTCGGGTATTGTTAAGATCGTTGTCCGACAGGCTGGAGGTAAAGAGATGGGGCCGGTCCCTGCCCTCGCTGTGCCGCCCTCGCCTCGCGGCTCCCTACCACATACCCTGTCCCTGCACCCGCACACAACCATGGCAGCAAGAGCCCCAGCCCCACAGCCGCCACCTCAGCGCCCTCCTGTGGCCCAGCCGACCCACTACGCTGCTCCGCCTCGCACCCCTACCTCAGTCCCCTGTGGCCCCCAGCCTCCTCGCCCTGTGCTGAGGGTCCTGCAGGGCccaccagctgctgctgccgcagagTCAG TGCGAGTAAATGCCATGCCAGCACCAGCGCCTCGTGAGGACACCAGTGATGTGGTCACGGTTCACACAGATACTCCCGTGTCCAAACCCAGCCCTCAGCCTGGGGGGTTCTCCTTCCAGCGGCCTCGCGCTCAGCCCCCGCCACCCCCGCGCTCACCCTTCCACATG TCATGGCTAGAGGATGACCGGAAAGCCCAGCGCGACGCTCGCCTTGCTCGGATCATCCGCATCAACGAGCATCATTGCAACGCCAAGCCTGCATATGGCCGTGAGGTGCTTGAATTCCTCACCTTCCTCCCAGGCGCCGCCCCTAAACCTGCCCCACCTGCCCTTGGAGAATGGAGCCGCTCTGGCCACAGTTCCTGTTTGCTTGCCAACTCGCAGCAGACTCGGGACCTTTGGGTCCAAAGTAAGGCCCTGAGGTCAGCAATTCAGAACACGGAGGAAAGGCTTGCAGGACTCTCAGAAGTCATTGACAG GTTCGCTTTTGCGATCCCGCCTGTTGAGGCTAAGCCCATCACCATGCACAGCTGTCACCCTCCTCCCTCGCTCGTCCTACAGCAGGAGCACTTCCGCTCTATGCTGACCACGGAGGTCACCCCTCTAATTCGCCCTTTCCATCGCATCCAGTGCAACACGAGGACTCACTTCCCAGACCTCAGACTGATTCAGTACGACTGTG GAAAGCTGCAAACTCTCCACCTCCTGCTGAGAAGACTGAAGACTGGGGGCCACAGAGTTCTCATTTTCACCCAGATGACTCGCATGCTGGACGTGCTGGAGCAGTTCCTCAACTACCACGGACACATTTACCTGCGGTTGGACGGCAGCACACGTGTAGAGATGCgacag tccctGATGGAGCGCTTTAATGCAGATCGGCGCATCTTCTGCTTCATCCTGTCAACCCGTAGTGGGGGCGTGGGTGTCAACCTGACCGGGGCGGACACTGTGGTGTTTTATGACAGTGACTGGAATCCCACTATGGATGCTCAAGCCCAGGACCGCTGCCACCGAATTGGGCAAACCAGAGATGTCCATATCTACAG GCTTATCAGTGAACGCACAGTTGAAGAGAATATCTTGAAGAAAGCTAACCAGAAACGGATGTTGGGAGATATGGCCATAGAAGGAGGAAACTTCACCACTGCTTTCTTCAAACAG CAAACCATCAAGGACTTGTTTGATGTGAATgagggggagaagaaggaggCAGAGGTTGCCCCACCTCCACCAGAGGAAGAAGATGGCATTAATAAACAGCAAACCACCATTCTGGAGCAG GCTTTGTGTAGagctgaagatgaggaggacaTAGTGGCTGCCTCCCAAGCCAAAGCAGAGCAGGTGGCAGAATTGGCAGAGTTCAATGAGAGCATCCCGTTGGATGATGGCGGCGAGGGCATGGGTCgtgagcaggaagaggaggagctctCCAAAGCCGAGCTAGAAATTGCTGCTTTGGTGGAGCAG CTTACTCCTATTGAGCGGTATGCCATGAACTTCTTGGAGGCCTCTCTGGAGGACGTTTGCAAAGAGGAGCTTAAGCAGGCAGAG GAGCAAGTAGAGGCTGCCAGGAAAGGGCTCGATCAAGCCAAGGAAGAGGGCCTGAAATTGCATCAGTCGTCGGACAACGACGAGGATGATTACTCCCCAAGGCCATATACACCTGAGGATATGTCCCAGACGACGCCTGGTCGTCGCACACGGAAGCACAAAGAGAAAGGCGCTCCCTCTACCAGAGCCAGTGGAAGGCTGAGGGGGACTCCTGTAAAGACTGACGATGACTCTGCCCTATCCCCAGCGAGCACATCAGCTCAGCTTGACGGAGCACATGCCTCCTCGTCCGCTCTCACACCACAGTCCCTCCCGCCCAGACAAGTGCCAGACAAGCGTGGAGTGCGAGGTAGACCAGCTACCAAAGAAGTTGTGGCACCTACCACTCCTGCCCGAACAGAGACTTCCAAGACTCAAACACAGTCAAGTGTAGTCTCAACGCGGCACACAGACTCTACTAGCCCAGCTTCCCCATTAAAAGACGTGCCCTCTAAATCCAAAGccaccccttctcctctccGCCAGAGTTTATCCCCACCAAGCTCAGTGCCTTCTGCTGCCGGTTCCCCTGCAGCAGGGAGATCCCATGCTGAACACACTCCTCCTGCTGTCCAAGAGCGTGGTGAGGAGCTAAGAGGAGAGGCGCAGGCAGGTGTGTCTGGGGCACAGGTAGACCAGGCTTCAGTGCCcactgggagggagaggggagtgtCTGTGTCTTCAGGGTCTATTTGCTCTCCTGAACATCAGTCTGACTTAGATGGCAGGGACGTGGATCAGCAGAGCcaacactccctcactctctcgccCAACACGGCGTCCCGCTCGCCTCGTAAACGCCAGTCTGCTGATGGGGAGGTCCTTCGAGGGCTTCCAGAAGATTCTCCATCTGCCAAGGTCCTGCGAAAACTTCCTGGTCGCCTAGTTACAGTTgttgaggagaaagagaaacaaccAAGGCGAAGGAGGAGACGAGGAAGTGGTGGTGCGGGTCACACAGAAGGGTCCTCAGAGGAAGCAGAACACACTGAGTCGGAGAGAGACACTGGTCCTTCTTTGCCAGACAAAACAAGTCAGACTTCTCGAGATAAAGACACTCCCAAGTCACCTTCAGTGTCCAGTCCCCTTCCTCAGTCACAACAAGAGAAAGAACAAGTCTCACCTACATCGCTCGGAAGTCCTGGAAAAGGATACCACCCTTACTCTCCCACACATCATTCTCCAGATATGCCAGTTCTCAGGAACTTGCCTGTCCGACGCCGTCTGGAGACAGAATCCCGTATGGCTGCTCAGTTAGTGGAGCagcagggaggaggaagagggagagggctggACAAAAGGCAGAGCCTGTCACCAAATCCCCCAAGGAAACAGGACACGAGTCCCACTAAGGACCACACTGTGTCCCCAGCCACTGCAAACACTGATAGCCCAGCACCAGTTAAGCGCAAGCCGGGGCGACCTCCAAAGCGTCCAGTTGAACAGATAACTCCTCCAGCAACAAAACCGGTGACTATGGAGAAAAATGCTCCTGTCTCCCCAAAACGAAAGCGGGGTCGCCCCCGCAAAGACTCCACAATTAAGCCAGATGCCATTAGTGCTGCTCAACCTTCAAACCCTCCAGCTCCTTCAAATCCTCCACCTCCCTGTAGTCCGCAAAGCATGCAGTCTGGTCTTAACTCACCAAGATCCCCCTTAGCCACTCTCCAAGAGACCCCTTCAAAGAGCACTCCTGCTCACACACCACTACCTTCATTACCTGCCAAAGCTGCTGACACCACTTCACTACCTAAACCAGACAATGAGACCAACAACACCCTTGTCATTTCAACAACACCTACAAGTGATTCGCTGACCAATGAAATGCCAACAGCTATGCTTGCACAGGCTAAAGCTAGTGAATCTCAGACCAacacaacaccagcaccagTACCTCCTCAACCGATAGTGAGCAAATCTCCATGCGTGGCAGCTTCTCCCCCCTCTGCACAACCAACCACCTCTGACCCTAAGACCACATCCACTATACCTGCTTTGCCCGTGGAACCCAAACCAAGTGACATTCATATCCAGTCATCACCTGCATCTCCTTCACAACCCAAGACCAGCGAGACTCCGATAACCTCGACACATGAGGTTCCACAGTCCTCTCAGAGCAATATTCAGAATACTGTAACCTCACCACCCCAAGTCCCACAATCCACACCAAGTGACTCCGAGACGAAACCAACCCCAGAGCCCAATGACTTACAAATTGCCATAACCCCTGAGCCCAAGCCTTCTGATCAGATCACACCATCGCCCACTGAACTCCAGACCGTTCCCATGTGTACTCCAACACCCATAGCTACCGAACCTGAACCTCTTCCAGCAGCAGAGCCCTCCCAGCAGCCTGCTCCTGCTCTGCCAAGCCCTCAAGGTGCCCTGGAAGTACAGGAGAAACAAACAGCTGTGCTGCCTCAACAGGAAAAGACATCAGAAAAGGAGGCAACAAACATTGACACCAAGAAGGTCCAGAAGGATGGTGAGAAAGAAACTGAAGAGCCATCCCTTTGTTCCCAGTCAAAACGAAGGCGGGTGGAGAGCTTGCCAGAAGACCAAGAGTCTATGTCTGTAGCTCCTGAGGTTAAGACGGACACTTTTCTCCCAAGTGAGGGAACTAGTAACCAAAGTGGAGACGAGAGTAAAAGAGACAAAGATGGGGAAAATTCCTCCGAGAAAAGAGTCATTAGCCGACAGAGCAGCCAGGAGTCTGTTCGCTCCTCCTCACATTCTTCCGTTTCATCAGCTGCTATACGTTCATCAAAGAAGATGAGAGAAAACAAGTCTGCAAAGAGGAAAAGAGGTGACGCTAAAACTGGAAGCACAGAGGAGGGCAATGATGAAAAGACATCCAAGATCCAGAGGCGGCGGTCCaactctccttcctcctcctcttcggaCTCTGAGGACTCCTCTTCAGCAGAAAAACGCCTCACTCGCGCAGAACggagggtgaaagagaaggagaaccagagtgagagtgatgggAAGAGTAGCGGCAGCAGACGTGGCAGAAAGTCCAAAAAGGAGCAGGCCGTTTCCAATGCCACTGGGGGTGAATCTGGTAGTGAAACCTCCACAAAACGTACCCGCAAATCCCCAGGCCTTCCCTCGACAACCCGGTCTGGCACCAACACACCTGTACCCTCAACACCACCTCCCCAACCTGAGGTTTTGGGCAAGCGTTGCTCAGCCCTCAATGCTGCTGCCAAGCTTGTGGCCATGAGAGGCCGGGCAGGTGATACACCCCGCCCCAGTAACAAACCGAAGGTTGGTGGACGGCAGGAGTCCCCGTCTTCATCTGAGAAAAGCACTAAGTTAAAAGGAAAGGGCACACAGGGGTCCCCTCAAACCAACTCCTCCGGGAGCAGAGGTGGAAGTGGCAGACAGACGCCCACAAACACTCCGCTCAACTCTCCAGACTCAAGTAAGTCTATTTCACGGTCCACCAGGCAGCGGCCTGGCAGCCTGTTGCCCCCACTTGATGCAGACAATAAGAGGGCCAagagagacaagaaaaaaaacacggagaggaagggagatggagaggaggaaaacagGGAATCTCGCTCCTCGAGAGGGCACAGCGcctgcagcagcatcagcagcgaCCGGGGGCCCGGAAGCAGCAGGAGccgcagcaacagcagcaacagcagtcaGTGCACCCCTAGTCTCAGCTCCCAGAGCACGGGGCCCCAGCGCACTCGATCCAGAGCCGCCTCCTCTGGCAGTGAcactgagagagggaagcagagccATAGCAAGTCAGGTGAGCGGCGAGGTAGGAAGAGTCACAGGGAGACCCGCTCTCAGAAGAAGGACAAGGCTGACCTGAGCGGGGGGTCTACGGAGGGGACCCCCGACAGGGTGCTGCGCAGTGTGGCTGCTCTGGCGGCAGCTCAGGCCCGTTCCCCAGCCTGCAACACCCGTTCCTCTGCCACCAACACCCGCTCCTCTGCCAGCCGACAGCGGCATACCAAGACATGA